A part of Misgurnus anguillicaudatus chromosome 6, ASM2758022v2, whole genome shotgun sequence genomic DNA contains:
- the cecr2 gene encoding chromatin remodeling regulator CECR2: MRNILDGFDETTLSNVRHSLDDIKMSQGCITTVEEIQSWWEVPAIAHFCSLFRTAFNLPDFEIEELEQALLNQDQNFLSDLLCSLLQGCYQRRDITIESFSSYLEDIINYRWELEEGKPNPLKEHSFEVLPPRTQVELLHRLCDYRLDAADVFDRLKGLDADSLRVEPFGQDGTGALYWYFYGTRLYKEEPIQTLSSQYSETYVPEKKRRGRPPKKKLEDILSTEEAEEEEEEREESVKGDDESIEEFKYDKEQPRGAWSLACDTEEQWTSLAESIKDKISPQDRHLHRIITQNFLPEISNMIEHKEKEMKQKLLNSQLERDGYTVQNSQENATNGTNEVDQKQREEDLHRQALLAEQRHEEERLLQEEREREEQERVKAAEERARRRKQREEKAWLLSQGKDLPPELLNIETDSPVRRARRTKAFYEIDDDYTGLYKVLDALKAHKDAWPFLEPVDESYAPNYNEIIQTPMDLSTIEKKLNDGEYMAKDEFVADVKLMFENCLEYNGEESEYTEMAESLERCFSRALLKHFPSEDGDTDEEFHVSSEDRDCKKKKNKSHRQSGPDSLIRAAEQAQKRKSTSNGKGNDLNQDQVRFALQPPPSHYSNGPAYHHNMHPGHQQAGILHPAQQFQRPSGPPGMYPQRMMIDPQYPYPGQRHLMPRPPGDHGAPHMPHYNMQSSHINGPHLGPRYTLGPEVRPQPPHQQHSYPGPTHGPSLGPRPVAGQPGGFCAPPPEGNMYPSRQQSDGQQMQPLGNRYPMPGVPMHSSYPPYGPHGMSMQRMWPPINHQGQQQTAGGPMVQEQSITNQHPYNHSMIRPPHSSGYAMANNQYRMPPVNSQRPPGAPQDSRPHLASMLDSPEMLALQQLSASSSHHVASFQPTPQSGGNTSICAAQASPESKLLSPRDGVTDNQHTAISPKGSSPKSADQLSTGEISTVTEPDSHPYLNQTEKSDQPNNLLQNPPLPDWSRSPQNQTSPGTASSSAFSPCTEGSDPNKHKPNLEISENSDQPNSQNTTQLAHQKQNPGEDSSKVSISGPRQVPQKTPDELSQHPSQQIHPNVQPQFIQNGSQRHVPPHMLQSLPPQVLQNISQQQFHPNGAHQLLQNGPVRGPQPGPLHGMPQIPSQEGQPGVHQPATICSLPPSHPVSHPLAQPSPADQGDQRPCEPTSRLSGGSTASQDSTNANIRTDPANSLYKQQPFSPESQTPLGRQGPGPLQNQTPPTLSQGSESNTMAQYSASESTNQHFGPQIGRPLHPSNPHSYPNQGSTSQTTNNHPNPPHYAAYPQQGVPYQYRMATQHPQGHPNMYPQYQQQQFYQHHRHARPRFPAEEWSRPSFQPQHPVMPNSYPSPSAGTVNGRQKDNTMSPQGSDGSGGCLMSPSSLPDGSHISTLENRENGSPAKQARTEEPSQRSESPKEILDLDSHNAAARHHTSALPPHNFPYGPRGMHPSMQQGSAASHHMMAGGPYSSHQFPRGHFAQQHPLPHLMEALQRPQQLPFSPGQTRMAMYRHPDVSGHFQGMVVPQRTMVAEHLLRTRQQMFGTASPNGPSNKQGV; this comes from the exons GAACTCGAGCAAGCACTACTGAATCAAGACCAAAACTTTCTCTCAGACCTCCTCTGTTCCCTGCTCCAAGGATGTTATCAGCGCAGAGACATCAC GATCGAGTCTTTTAGCAGTTACCTGGAAGACATTATCAATTACCGTTGGGAACTGGAAGAAGGCAAGCCCAACCCACTGAAGGAGCACTCATTTGAGGTGCTACCACCTCGCACACAGGTGGAGCTCTTGCACAGACTCTGTGACTATCGTCTTGATGCTGCTGATGTCTTCGATCGGCTTAAG GGCTTGGATGCTGACAGTTTACGTGTTGAGCCTTTCGGGCAAGACGGGACCGGAGCCCTCTACTGGTACTTTTATGGTACACGGCTGTACAAAGAGGAGCCAATCCAAACACTGTCTTCACAATACAG TGAGACGTATGTGCCTGAGAAAAAAAGAAGAGGGAGGCCACCAAAGAAGAAGCTTGAGGATATACTGTCAAC GGAGGAggcagaggaggaggaggaagagagagaggagTCTGTGAAGGGAGATGATGAGAGCATTGAAGAGTTTAAATATGATAAAG AGCAACCCCGTGGGGCCTGGTCTCTGGCGTGTGACACAGAGGAGCAATGGACTAGTCTGGCCGAGAGTATTAAAGACAAAATCTCCCCCCAGGACCGGCACCTGCACCGCATCATCACTCAGAACTTCCTGCCCGAGATCAGTAACATGATCGAGCACAAG GAGAAGGAGATGAAACAGAAGCTACTGAATTCGCAACTGGAACGTGATGGCTATACTGTGCAAAACAGCCAGGAGAATGCG ACCAATGGTACAAATGAGGTGGACCAAAAGCAGAGAGAGGAAGACCTGCATAGGCAAGCGCTTCTCGCTGAGCAACGGCATGAAGAAGAGAGGCTCCTCCAGGAGGAACGGGAGAGAGAGGAACAAGAGAGAGTTAAAGCTGCGGAGG AGCGTGCACGTAGAAGAAAGCAGCGAGAAGAAAAGGCTTGGTTGCTCTCCCAAGGGAAAGACCTTCCTCCTGAGTTGCTTAATATTGAGACTGATTCACCTGTTCGCAGAGCACGCCGCACTAAAGCGTT TTATGAGATAGATGATGATTACACCGGTCTCTACAAAG TGTTAGATGCCCTCAAAGCTCACAAAGATGCTTGGCCATTTTTGGAGCCTGTTGATGAATCTTACGCCCCCAACTATAATGAAATAATACAG ACTCCAATGGACCTGTCCACTATTGAGAAAAAACTGAATGATGGGGAATATATGGCCAAGGATGAGTTTGTGGCGGATGTAAAACTAATGTTTGAGAACTGTCTGGAGTACAATGGAGAGGAGAGTG AATACACAGAAATGGCCGAGTCGTTGGAACGCTGCTTTAGCCGAGCCTTACTGAAGCATTTTCCCTCTGAGGATGGCGATACAGATGAGGAGTTTCATGTGAGCAGTGAAGACCGTGACTGTAAGAAGAAAAAGAACAAAAGTCATAGACAGTCTGGACCCGATAGCTTGATCAGAGCTGCAGAACAAGCTCAAAAACGAAAATCTACCAGCAATGGCAAAGGAAATGATCTAAACCAAGACCAAGTCAGATTTGCTTTACAACCCCCTCCTTCACACTACAGCAATGGCCCAGCCTATCACCACAACATGCATCCAGGACATCAACAGGCTGGAATATTACATCCAGCTCAGCAG TTTCAACGGCCTTCCGGTCCTCCAGGCATGTATCCGCAGCGTATGATGATTGACCCTCAGTACCCATACCCTGGGCAAAGACACCTTATGCCCAGGCCACCAGGGGATCATGGAGCTCCGCATATGCCGCACTACAACATGCAG AGTTCGCACATAAATGGGCCACATCTTGGCCCCAGATACACATTAGGACCTGAAGTCCGACCACAACCTCCACATCAGCAGCATTCCTATCCTGGACCCACTCATGGCCCTTCCCTGGGTCCCAGGCCAGTGGCCGGTCAGCCTGGGGGCTTCTGTGCCCCTCCACCTGAGGGCAACATGTACCCTTCACGCCAACAATCAGATGGACAACAAATGCAGCCTTTGGGGAACAGGTACCCTATGCCTGGTGTCCCAATGCATAGTTCTTACCCTCCGTATGGCCCTCATGGCATGAGCATGCAAAGGATGTGGCCACCTATCAATCACCAAGGACAGCAGCAGACAGCTGGTGGTCCAATGGTGCAAGAACAAAGCATAACTAACCAGCATCCATACAATCATAGCATGATCCGTCCTCCACACAGTTCTGGTTATGCAATGGCAAACAATCAGTATAGAATGCCCCCTGTGAATTCTCAAAGACCACCAGGGGCCCCTCAAGACTCAAGGCCACATTTGGCATCCATGCTTGATAGTCCAGAGATGCTTGCTCTTCAGCAGCTCTCTGCCTCATCTTCCCATCATGTTGCAAGCTTCCAGCCAACCCCACAAAGTGGTGGCAACACTTCGATTTGCGCTGCTCAGGCGTCTCCTGAAAGCAAACTGCTTAGTCCTAGGGATGGTGTAACAGACAACCAGCACACAGCAATATCCCCCAAAG GTTCAAGTCCAAAATCAGCTGATCAATTGTCAACTGGGGAGATATCTACTGTGACTGAGCCAGACAGTCATCCTTATCTCAATCAAACAGAAAAGTCTGACCAACCTAATAACCTACTGCAGAACCCACCTCTACCAGACTGGAGCAGATCACCACAGAACCAAACTTCACCAGGTACCGCTTCTTCATCAGCGTTCAGTCCATGCACGGAAGGTTCTGATCCGAATAAACACAAGCCAAATTTAGAGATTTCTGAGAACAGCGACCAACCTAATTCTCAAAATACGACCCAACTGGCACACCAGAAGCAAAATCCTGGGGAGGATTCTTCAAAGGTTTCCATAAGTGGTCCTCGGCAAGTGCCCCAGAAAACCCCAGATGAATTATCCCAGCACCCTTCTCAACAAATACATCCAAATGTTCAACCACAGTTTATTCAGAATGGTTCTCAACGGCATGTTCCTCCACACATGTTACAGAGTCTTCCTCCACAAGTATTGCAGAATATATCTCAGCAGCAGTTCCATCCAAATGGCGCACACCAATTACTTCAAAATGGACCAGTCAGAGGCCCACAGCCAGGGCCTCTCCATGGAATGCCACAGATACCATCTCAGGAGGGGCAACCTGGTGTTCATCAGCCTGCAACCATCTGTTCTCTGCCTCCCAGCCATCCTGTATCGCATCCACTTGCTCAGCCCTCTCCAGCTGATCAAGGGGACCAAAGGCCTTGTGAGCCAACCAGTAGATTATCAGGTGGTAGCACAGCTTCCCAAGATAGCACCAATGCTAACATAAGAACTGATCCTGCCAACAGCCTTTACAAACAACAACCCTTCAGTCCAGAGTCACAAACTCCGCTTGGAAGGCAGGGGCCGGGACCACTTCAAAATCAGACACCTCCAACACTCTCCCAGGGTTCAGAGAGCAACACCATGGCCCAATATAGTGCAAGTGAGTCAACAAATCAACACTTTGGCCCACAGATAGGTAGACCATTACACCCCTCAAATCCCCACTCTTACCCAAACCAAGGATCTACATCACAGACTACTAACAATCATCCAAATCCTCCCCACTATGCTGCTTATCCTCAGCAAGGTGTTCCATACCAGTATCGCATGGCCACACAGCACCCTCAGGGCCACCCCAACATGTATCCTCAGTACCAGCAGCAGCAGTTTTATCAGCATCACAGGCATGCCAGACCTAGATTTCCTGCTGAGGAGTGGTCCAGGCCTTCATTTCAGCCTCAACACCCAGTGATGCCTAATTCTTATCCGTCACCATCAGCTGGCACTGTTAATGGTAGGCAGAAGGACAACACAATGTCTCCTCAGGGATCCGATGGATCTGGTGGGTGCTTAATGTCACCAAGTTCTTTACCTGATGGGTCGCATATCAGCACATTAGAAAACAGAGAGAATGGCAGCCCTGCCAAGCAGGCAAGAACCGAAGAGCCTTCTCAACGTTCTGAGAGCCCAAAGGAGATTTTGGACTTGGACAGTCACAATGCTGCAGCCCGACATCATACTTCAGCTCTGCCACCCCACAATTTTCCATATGGCCCCCGTGGCATGCATCCCAGCATGCAGCAGGGTAGTGCTGCTTCACACCATATGATGGCAGGTGGGCCATATTCCAGTCACCAGTTTCCCAGAGGACACTTTGCACAACAGCATCCTCTTCCACATTTGATGGAGGCCTTACAGAGGCCCCAGCAACTGCCTTTCTCCCCAGGTCAAACTCGAATGGCTATGTACAGGCATCCAGATGTTTCTGGGCACTTCCAAGGAATGGTGGTTCCACAAAGGACAATGGTAGCAGAACACTTACTTCGCACTAG GCAGCAGATGTTTGGCACAGCATCTCCAAATGGCCCAAGCAATAAACAAGGAGTATGA
- the ada2a gene encoding adenosine deaminase 2-A: MQTLKLPSLIQVWMLFLWFASCNCGPDPRMREDLIKQEKSRRTGGDIELNKDEKLLDAKLQKLKQHEMETGQFPPSMHFFKAKPLIEQSPIFSLLQKMPKGAALHVHDFSIVDVEWLVKNVTYRENCYVCFTDDQSVQFIFSWKTPASRLHCSPWTLLRSLREQIKNSTELDNSFIRNLTLFTEDPDRAYPSQNVVWKRFEKAFVVLFGLVTYAPVFKDYLYEGLRQFYADNVMYMEIRALLPLTYELDGRRNDRNWSMQAYQEVVKRFTADYPDSLGARVIFTVNRGVNETEAVNAIKEAMILQKNFPDIMAGFDFVGQEDRGRPLWYFKEALSLPEEEGVKLPYFFHAGETDLQGADVDQNIMDAILFNTTRIGHGFALAHHPLVKEMSRKLDVPIEVCPISNQVLKLVSDLRNHPAAALMAEGHPLVISSDDPSLFGATGLSYDFYEAFVGFGGLSSDLGTLKKLTINSLRYSSLPDQMKKNAIAALLVKWDKFVLESLLGSTTSL, translated from the exons ATGCAAACACTGAAGCTACCAAGCCTGATACAGGTATGGATGCTCTTTCTGTGGTTTGCCTCATGCAACTGTGGACCAGATCCCAGAATGCGTGAGGATTTGATCAAGCAGGAGAAGTCTAGACGGACAGGAGGTGACATAGAGCTAAACAAGGACGAGAAACTCCTTGATGCAAAGCTCCAGAAACTAAAACAGCATGAGATGGAAACAGGACAGTTTCCTCCGTCCATGCATTTCTTTAAGGCAAAGCCCCTCATCGAGCAAAGCCCCATCTTTAGTTTGCTTCAGAAGATGCCTAAAG GTGCCGCCCTACATGTTCATGACTTTTCCATTGTCGATGTGGAATGGCTGGTGAAGAACGTCACCTACAGAGAGAACTGCTACGTGTGCTTCACCGATGATCAATCTGTCCAGTTTATCTTCTCCTGGAAGACGCCTGCATCTCGTCTGCACTGCTCCCCGTGGACTCTGCTTCGATCCCTCAGGGAGCAGATAAAAAACAGCACTGAGTTGGACAACAG TTTCATTCGAAATCTTACACTTTTCACCGAAGACCCAGACAGAGCCTATCCCAGCCAAAATGTGGTGTGGAAGAGGTTCGAGAAGGCATTTGTTGTGTTATTTGGACTGGTGACTTATGCACCTGTATTTAAAGACTACCTCTATGAAGGTCTCAGGCAGTTCTATGCGGACAACGTCATGTATATGGAAATCAGAGCTTTGCT ACCATTGACATACGAACTTGATGGAAGACGAAATGATAGAAACTGGAGTATGCAGGCCTACCAGGAAGTAGTAAAAAGATTTACAGCAGATTACCCAGACTCCTTAGGGGCTCGGGTGATCTTCACCGTCAACAG GGGCGTGAATGAAACCGAGGCTGTGAACGCAATAAAGGAGGCAATGATATTACAGAAGAACTTTCCAGACATCATGGCAGGCTTTGACTTT GTTGGACAAGAAGATCGTGGCAGACCGTTGTGGTACTTCAAGGAGGCTTTGAGTTTACCAGAAGAGGAGGGTGTTAAACTACCCTACTTTTTCCATGCAGGAGAGACAG ATTTACAAGGAGCAGATGTGGATCAGAACATTATGGATGCTATTTTATTCAACACCACACGTATTGGTCACGGCTTTGCCTTGGCCCATCACCCTTTAGTCAAAGAGATGTCTAGAAAGTTGGATGTGCCCATAGAAGTTTGTCCTATCTCAAATCAG GTGTTGAAACTGGTCTCAGACCTGAGGAATCACCCAGCGGCAGCGCTGATGGCCGAGGGTCATCCTTTAGTCATCAGCTCTGATGATCCGTCTCTTTTTGGGGCTACTGGACTTTCTTATGATTTCTATGAAGCCTTTGTGGGGTTCGGAGGATTGAGCTCTGATTTAGGCACATTGAAAAAGCTGACAATAAACTCTCTCag